The following proteins come from a genomic window of Lolium rigidum isolate FL_2022 chromosome 5, APGP_CSIRO_Lrig_0.1, whole genome shotgun sequence:
- the LOC124657520 gene encoding probable flavin-containing monooxygenase 1, translating to MEHRAKRVAVVGAGTSGLAACKHLLARGFRPVVFEAGESVGGLWPRTLASTRLQSPAAGYRYSDFPWPDSADAFPRHDQVVDYLAAYARRFGVDECVRFRSTVVAAEYVGAEPEDAANRWERWASNGEAFGDGTGVWRLTVRQHGGSQKEPQTHEFDFLILCIGRVSGVPNIPSSFPANGGPEAFRGQVLHSMELSNMDDADAAALLKGKRVAVVGAGKTAYEIATECAEANGVGLPCTMVCRNPQMLLNRPDVWGKVSIVYLYMNRFAELMVPKPGAGAASRLLAALLAPLAWAISAATGAWYRREIPMWKYGMEPSQGFARCVSSCLISMLPDRFYDRVKEGSVVLARSKAFSFCVDGLVLDSGGEKQRVVPADVVILATGFRGDQKLRNMFVSPRVKDIIAGAPLYRECVHPRVPQMAVLGYAEGLNNIYAAEMAAKWVARLLDGAFRLPSVRRMEESCAEWGRYYARRSGGGGEGQTAWRPCIGAVNLWYNDELCRDMGCEPRRKKGFLAEWFQPYGAVDYADIQ from the coding sequence ATGGAGCACAGGGCGAAGCGGGTGGCGGTCGTGGGCGCCGGCACGAGCGGGCTGGCGGCGTGCAAGCACCTCCTGGCGCGCGGGTTCCGGCCGGTGGTGTTCGAGGCCGGGGAGTCCGTGGGCGGGCTGTGGCCGCGTACGCTCGCCTCCACCAGGCTCCAGTCCCCCGCCGCCGGATACCGCTACTCCGACTTCCCGTGGCCGGACTCCGCCGACGCGTTCCCGCGCCACGACCAGGTCGTTGACTACCTCGCCGCCTACGCGCGCCGCTTCGGCGTCGACGAGTGCGTCAGGTTCCGCagcaccgtcgtcgccgctgAGTACGTTGGTGCCGAGCCGGAGGACGCGGCAAACCGGTGGGAGCGCTGGGCCAGCAACGGCGAGGCGTTCGGCGATGGCACGGGCGTCTGGCGCCTCACCGTGCGCCAACATGGCGGCAGCCAGAAGGAGCCGCAGACGCACGAGTTCGACTTTCTGATCCTTTGCATCGGCAGGGTTAGCGGCGTGCCCAACATACCGTCGTCGTTCCCGGCCAACGGCGGCCCAGAGGCGTTTCGGGGGCAGGTGCTCCACTCCATGGAGCTCTCCAACATGGACGACGCGGACGCCGCTGCGCTGTTGAAGGGCAAGCGCGTGGCCGTCGTGGGCGCCGGCAAGACGGCCTACGAAATCGCCACGGAGTGCGCAGAGGCCAACGGCGTTGGGCTGCCGTGCACTATGGTGTGCCGGAACCCGCAAATGCTGCTGAACCGCCCGGATGTGTGGGGCAAGGTCAGCATCGTGTACCTCTACATGAACCGCTTCGCCGAGCTCATGGTCCCCAAGCctggcgccggcgccgcctcccgcCTCCTCGCCGCGCTGCTTGCGCCGCTGGCCTGGGCGATATCGGCGGCGACGGGGGCGTGGTACCGGAGGGAGATCCCGATGTGGAAGTATGGGATGGAACCCAGCCAAGGGTTCGCGAGGTGCGTGTCGTCTTGTCTCATCTCCATGCTCCCGGACAGGTTCTACGACAGGGTAAAGGAAGGCAGCGTCGTCCTCGCGAGGTCCAAAGCATTCAGCTTCTGCGTCGACGGCCTAGTGCTCGACAGCGGCGGCGAGAAGCAGCGCGTCGTGCCGGCCGACGTGGTGATCCTGGCCACCGGCTTCCGCGGCGACCAGAAGCTCCGGAACATGTTCGTGTCGCCGCGGGTGAAGGACATAATCGCCGGCGCGCCACTGTACAGGGAGTGCGTGCACCCGCGGGTCCCGCAGATGGCGGTGCTGGGCTACGCGGAGGGGCTCAACAACATATACGCGGCCGAGATGGCGGCCAAGTGGGTGGCGCGGCTGCTGGACGGCGCGTTCCGGCTGCCGAGCGTGCGGCGGATGGAGGAGAGCTGCGCGGAGTGGGGCAGGTACTACGCGCGGAGGAGCGGGGGCGGCGGGGAGGGGCAGACCGCGTGGAGGCCGTGCATCGGCGCCGTGAACCTGTGGTACAACGACGAGCTTTGCCGCGACATGGGGTGCGAGCCCAGGAGGAAGAAGGGGTTCCTCGCCGAGTGGTTCCAGCCTTACGGGGCCGTCGACTACGCCGACATTCAGTGA